In Humulus lupulus chromosome 7, drHumLupu1.1, whole genome shotgun sequence, the following are encoded in one genomic region:
- the LOC133790012 gene encoding aluminum-activated malate transporter 2, protein MEMESSTTASAKHNNNDQKNGIFRFCLSWLKLLLQKSLSKVSKISQDTKELGKDDPRRVIHSVKVGVALSIVSIFYYYQPLYDNFGVSAMWAVMTVVVVFEYTVGATLGKGLNRGLATLAAGALGVGAHHLASLSGQVGEPILLGIFVFLQATLSTFIRFFPKIKARYDYGLLIFILTFSLISVSGFRDDEILEMAHKRLSTIFIGSSACVIICILVCPVWAGEDLHNLIALNLEKLGNFLEGFGDEYFNTTTSVKEEESKDDKKTFLQGYKSVLNSKSSEESLANFARWEPGHGRFKFRHPWQQYLKVATLIRQCAYRIEALHGHLNTDPQASPEIREQIQEACTKISLESGKALKEVANSVRKMTKTSSDDIGHIASSKAAAKSLRSLFKSGMLENIDLLEVIPSVTVASLLIDVVNCTEKIAESVHELGSLAHFRTSTSTIKSDSALDPNNVSPEKSKSKIDYSCPTQPQSHHVVITINTQSAPAPAPTLVPDESGNARASIQMGV, encoded by the exons ATGGAGATGGAGAGCTCTACTACTGCTAGTGCTAAACACAATAATAATGATCAGAAAAATGGGATATTTAGGTTTTGTTTGTCATGGCTAAAGTTGTTGCTACAAAAGTCTTTAAGCAAAGTTTCCAAGATTTCCCAGGACACAAAAGAGCTGGGAAAAGATGACCCAAGAAGAGTAATTCATTCGGTTAAAGTGGGAGTTGCGTTAAGCATAGTCTCAATATTCTACTACTATCAACCACTTTACGACAATTTTGGTGTCTCCGCTATGTGGGCTGTAATGACTGTCGTTGTCGTTTTTGAATACACTGTTG GTGCTACTCTGGGAAAAGGTTTGAATAGGGGTTTGGCTACCTTAGCAGCTGGGGCTCTAGGTGTTGGAGCTCATCATTTGGCCAGCTTATCAGGCCAAGTAGGGGAGCCAATACTGCTGGGCATTTTTGTCTTCTTACAAG CTACACTATCAACGTTTATAAGATTTTTTCCGAAAATAAAAGCGAGATATGACTACGGGTTGCTAATATTTATATTGACATTTTCATTGATATCGGTGTCTGGTTTTCGGGACGATGAGATTTTGGAAATGGCTCACAAGAGACTTTCCACCATTTTCATTGGAAGCTCTGCTTGTGTGATTATATGCATTTTGGTTTGTCCCGTTTGGGCTGGTGAAGATTTGCACAATTTGATCGCTCTCAACTTGGAAAAGCTTGGAAATTTCTTAGAAg GATTTGGGGATGAATACTTTAACACAACTACATCAGTGAAGGAAGAAGAGTCGAAAGACGACAAGAAGACATTTCTGCAGGGATATAAAAGTGTGCTCAACTCAAAAAGTAGTGAAGAATCTTTG GCAAATTTTGCAAGATGGGAGCCAGGTCATGGTCGATTCAAGTTTCGTCATCCGTGGCAGCAATACCTTAAAGTCGCAACGTTGATTCGCCAATGTGCCTATCGAATTGAAGCCCTCCATGGCCATCTTAATACCGATCCCCAA GCATCACCAGAAATCAGAGAACAGATCCAAGAAGCATGCACGAAAATAAGCTTGGAAAGCGGGAAAGCACTTAAGGAGGTAGCTAACTCAGTGAGAAAAATGACGAAAACATCCTCAGATGATATTGGGCACATAGCGAGCTCAAAAGCTGCAGCCAAGTCGCTGAGATCTTTGTTCAAGTCTGGGATGTTGGAGAATATTGACCTTTTAGAAGTGATCCCTTCTGTGACAGTGGCTTCTCTCCTAATTGATGTTGTCAATTGCACTGAGAAAATTGCTGAGTCAGTTCACGAACTTGGCTCACTTGCACACTTCAGAACCAGCACTAGTACTATTAAATCTGATTCTGCCTTAGATCCTAATAATGTTTCACCAGAAAAATCAAAGTCAAAGATAGACTACTCATGCCCTACTCAACCTCAATCTCACCATGTGGTCATTACAATCAATACACAgtctgctcctgctcctgctccaaCTTTAGTACCTGATGAAAGTGGGAACGCTCGGGCATCAATACAGATGGGtgtgtaa